The Aethina tumida isolate Nest 87 chromosome 5, icAetTumi1.1, whole genome shotgun sequence genomic sequence AAGCCCCACAAGACCGACAGCcgaaaataacaacaacagtttttaaacaatGGAGATTGTGTTCTCAACGGTGTGGCAAGTGCGATATGTTTCCGCAGTTAAAGTTACCCGAAATGCTGaaacttttttcatttctatGGATGTCGCGCAACTTATTTGtcgagaaaattaatttcatttcgtGCAGATGTCGATAAATTGCTGAAATATGGTCGTGTATCTTTAAAGATGTCCAATCTCCAGGTCAGAACTAAACTGACATTGTCTAGAATAGTTTGTCTGTGGCATCATTATATTTGGTTATAATTTTGACTCATTACTGACATATAATCACCTTTCATCCTCGTACACATTTCCATtccttttatttctaaattcttAGTGAAATAATCGAAATTATGAGAGAAATTGTTCACATACAGCTAGGGCAAGCCGGAAACCACATTGGACACAAGGTAGaacaatgatttaatttaatggtatATCTCCAAAACCACCACGCCAGACAATCTCTAAAGGCTTAATATTCCAGTTCTGGGAAGTGGTTTGTGCCGAACATGGAATTGGAATGAACGGCAGATTTGCCGGCACCTCCGAGTTACAACTGGAACGAATAAACGTATATTTCAATGAAGCCAGACGCGGCACTTACGTACCCAGGGCGGTCCTGGTGGACTTAGATAAAGCCGGTTTGGAAAACAGCAGAAGAGGCATTTACGAAAGGATATTCAATCCCGAGAACTTCATTTACGGTCGCAATTCTGCCAGCAACAACTTTGCCAAAGGGATGTTCACAGAAGGTGCCGAAATAACAGATCACCTCCTCGATGTGATCAGAAGGGAAGCTGAAGGATGCGATTTGCTTCAAGGGTTTCAGGTAATACATTCACTGGGAGGCGGCACGGGGTCCGGACTCGGTAGTTTGTTGCTACAAAAGCTCCGTGAGGAGTACCCAGACAGGATCATCAGCACCTATTCGGTTGGTCCAAGCGGGAAAGTCTCTGACACGGTTGTGGAGCCGTACAATGCCGTTTTGAGTATGAACTATTTGGTCGATTTCCCGGACGAAGTGTTCTTCATTGACAACGAGGCGCTGTTTGAGATTTGCAGTCGCAAGTTGAAGCTAACTCACGCCAGTTATTCAGATTTCAACTTTCTGATTTCCAATGTTATGGCCGGAGTTACCACGTGTTTTAGATTTCCTGGACAGCTCAATGCTGATTTGAGGAAAATAAAGACGAACATGGTGCCATTTCCGACCCTACATTTCTTCATAACTGCCTTCGTTCCGATCATATCCAGGGAACATCTGCCTTATAAAGCTGGTTCAGTGCCTGAGCTGGTCAGAGAGTTATTCGACGTCAACAATTATATGTCGCAGTGTGATCCCAGAAAAGGTAAATTCCTAACTGTGGCCTGCATCTTCAGAGGCAGGATGTCAACCAGGGAAGTTGACGAACAGATGGTCAACATACAAGACAAAAATTCGTCGTATTTTGTGGAGTGGATCCCCAATAATGTTAAAACAGCTATTTGTGATATTCCCCCGATGGGATTTAGAATGTCTTCAACCTTTATTGGCAACACTACGGCCATTAAAGATGTTTGGAAAAGGATTTTGGAGACCTTTTCCGTTATGCTAAGGAGAAAGGCGTTTATGCATTGGTATACCGGTGAAGGGATGGACGAAATGGAGTTTCAAGAAGCCGAAAATAACCTGAAGGATCTGATGGCTGAGTACAAGACATACGAAAATCTAAAATCCCAGGAACCATCACAAGCAGATACCGACAGTGACCTGGATGATGATTAAACACATTTCATGGATTTGacgtaaaaattaaagttatttcattaaaaacatgttgATATGCTTCTATAAGTGTAAATGACAGATGAAATGAAAAGCAGTGACAATCATATTTCCCAATTTTAaaacgaaaaaattaaatttaaatcacaaCTGTTCTGGTTGTCAGTTTAATGGGGCATTAGATTTAGTAGATCAATTATAGGTGAAAAAGGCAAAACTTTACGACATCATTAAGTAATATGGATACGCAGATACGGATAACACTAAAAGTAGATCGTAACTTTCGTGTCATTAACAAAAtgacaacatatttttatattgcatCTGGGGGTGGCAAACACTTAAGAAATTTACGACAGTCATTGAGCCcatgttattgtttttatttttgcgaAAACAATATAGGAAAGTCAcgcaattttgttattatccgatataaataaaaattacacaattattttgattacacgtttaaatgttaataaataatttcactgTAATTATGATAGTTATTCTTCGACCATTATTAAGTCATCTTCCGAGTCAGTATCACAGTACACCCCTTCACAAGACCGGTACCTTTTGAAAAGGCTAATAGCACTTCTTTGAGCGGCAAAGAACTCCTCCTCTTCTAACCCTTCGCAGTAGTACCAATTCAAGTACCACTGCCTCTCTAGCATGGCGCAGTATGGTTCATAGATCCTGTCCCAGACCTCACAAATGGCAGTATTATTGCCTATAAAAGCTGCTGCGAATTTGAAGCCCTTCATTGGTATGTTACAAATGGatgctttaatattattaggaaTGTACTCCACCAAGTAATCCTCTTGATCCTCATTCATCTTATCAACCAATAAGTCCAGGtcttttttagatatttcacCTCTAAACGTGCAGTACTTGGTGAGGTACTTGCCGTTATTTGGATCGCACTTGCACATAAGGCTGTTGACGTTATAGGCATCGGATACACATTGTTTCAAAGAGTTCTTCTGGAGGGGCAACATGTCCCTGGTCACCATAGGCACAAATGCTGGCATTAGAAAATGTAGGTGGGGGTAGGGTACCATGTTACTTTTGATTTCCCTCAAACTCCCGTTCATGTCCCCCGGAAGTCTGAAAAACGTGGTGATGCCAGCCATAGCACGCGACGTCAAGAAGTTAAAGTCTGCATGTGTggcattcattaattttaaattgttgtagcAGATATCGTGGAGTGCCTCGTTATCAATTACAAACACTTCATCcgcgtaatttattaaatagggCAAGGTTAAAATGGTGTTGTAAGGTTCAACGACGGTGTCCGATACTTTGACGCTGGGTACTATGGAGTAAGTACAGATCATTCTGCCCGGATACTCGTCGCGGAGCTTCTGCAGTAAATGGCAGGCGAGTCCCGATCCGGTACCACCACCAAGGGCGTGCACCATTTGGAAACCTTCGAAGTACTCGCACCGCTCGACTTCTTTTCGGGCGCAATTCAGGATGGATTCTGCTATTTCGGCGCCTTCCGTGTACATGCCTTTAGCCCAGTTGTTGCCGGCCGTTGTGGTACCGCCGATGATGTTGTCCGGCTCAAACAATTTGCCGAACGTACCGCTTCTGTTCAAATCGGCGGTGTATTTGTCTGCGTCACCCAAAATTGCCCTCGGTATGAACTTGTTGTGGACCGTTTCGTTGTAGAACACGTTTATCTTTTCTAAATGGGTGACGTTAGACCCGTAGTATCTTCCCGACGGGTCTATGGAGTGCTCCTCCGATACAACTTCCCagaactgaaaataatattgaacgtAGAGAGTGAGAGTGATTTTGTCCTCGGCGGGGAGTTCATTACAATGTTATATTGTGATTTGTTTTGGAATTATAttacatgtttaatttatcgGTGGCCCGAACACCATTATCTTTGTTCATTTTCGGTTGTTCGtccattatttcaaatttacttcGCCGCATTCTTATTCCAATCGCATTATGAAGGTAATTTTTCAGAGGAATTTAATTGAGTTAAAAGTTTGCGCCGAAATGCGGACCAAAGTAAATAGGTAATACAAATTCAACGTACCCGGTTACCGACAGCATTGCCGGCCTGGCCCAACTGTATGTGGATTATTTCTTTCATGGTTTGGTTGTAAAcaacacataaaatttatacaaaatttataaggtTATTTACCTTGAAGAAGTTACAAATGAAtggaaatcaataataataaat encodes the following:
- the LOC109595640 gene encoding tubulin beta chain-like isoform X1, translated to MREIVHIQLGQAGNHIGHKFWEVVCAEHGIGMNGRFAGTSELQLERINVYFNEARRGTYVPRAVLVDLDKAGLENSRRGIYERIFNPENFIYGRNSASNNFAKGMFTEGAEITDHLLDVIRREAEGCDLLQGFQVIHSLGGGTGSGLGSLLLQKLREEYPDRIISTYSVGPSGKVSDTVVEPYNAVLSMNYLVDFPDEVFFIDNEALFEICSRKLKLTHASYSDFNFLISNVMAGVTTCFRFPGQLNADLRKIKTNMVPFPTLHFFITAFVPIISREHLPYKAGSVPELVRELFDVNNYMSQCDPRKGKFLTVACIFRGRMSTREVDEQMVNIQDKNSSYFVEWIPNNVKTAICDIPPMGFRMSSTFIGNTTAIKDVWKRILETFSVMLRRKAFMHWYTGEGMDEMEFQEAENNLKDLMAEYKTYENLKSQEPSQADTDSDLDDD
- the LOC109595640 gene encoding tubulin beta chain-like isoform X2, with the protein product MFWEVVCAEHGIGMNGRFAGTSELQLERINVYFNEARRGTYVPRAVLVDLDKAGLENSRRGIYERIFNPENFIYGRNSASNNFAKGMFTEGAEITDHLLDVIRREAEGCDLLQGFQVIHSLGGGTGSGLGSLLLQKLREEYPDRIISTYSVGPSGKVSDTVVEPYNAVLSMNYLVDFPDEVFFIDNEALFEICSRKLKLTHASYSDFNFLISNVMAGVTTCFRFPGQLNADLRKIKTNMVPFPTLHFFITAFVPIISREHLPYKAGSVPELVRELFDVNNYMSQCDPRKGKFLTVACIFRGRMSTREVDEQMVNIQDKNSSYFVEWIPNNVKTAICDIPPMGFRMSSTFIGNTTAIKDVWKRILETFSVMLRRKAFMHWYTGEGMDEMEFQEAENNLKDLMAEYKTYENLKSQEPSQADTDSDLDDD
- the LOC109608052 gene encoding uncharacterized protein LOC109608052, whose amino-acid sequence is MKEIIHIQLGQAGNAVGNRFWEVVSEEHSIDPSGRYYGSNVTHLEKINVFYNETVHNKFIPRAILGDADKYTADLNRSGTFGKLFEPDNIIGGTTTAGNNWAKGMYTEGAEIAESILNCARKEVERCEYFEGFQMVHALGGGTGSGLACHLLQKLRDEYPGRMICTYSIVPSVKVSDTVVEPYNTILTLPYLINYADEVFVIDNEALHDICYNNLKLMNATHADFNFLTSRAMAGITTFFRLPGDMNGSLREIKSNMVPYPHLHFLMPAFVPMVTRDMLPLQKNSLKQCVSDAYNVNSLMCKCDPNNGKYLTKYCTFRGEISKKDLDLLVDKMNEDQEDYLVEYIPNNIKASICNIPMKGFKFAAAFIGNNTAICEVWDRIYEPYCAMLERQWYLNWYYCEGLEEEEFFAAQRSAISLFKRYRSCEGVYCDTDSEDDLIMVEE